A section of the Engystomops pustulosus chromosome 3, aEngPut4.maternal, whole genome shotgun sequence genome encodes:
- the PAX1 gene encoding paired box protein Pax-1 translates to MEQAYGEVNQLGGVFVNGRPLPNAIRLRIVELAQLGIRPCDISRQLRVSHGCVSKILARYNETGSILPGAIGGSKPRVTTPNVVKHIREYKQSDPGIFAWEIRDRLLADNVCDKYNVPSVSSISRILRNKIGNLSQPSQYESSKQPTSQALPYNHIYQYPYPNPISPGSAKVGSHHHGVHMPPGHVSIARSWPSAHSVNNILGIRTFMEQTGAITSADGAVYSPKMEEWTSVNRTGFPTTQNINGIEKSVETDIKYPQAASSLSTVGGFVQACAYPSTNQYGVYGGPGAGYVTPGHHWQTQGSPLAHHGPGVTVHGGDMTFKHQVREVMNRKQSSPIIKHQDTLSSVHGISIPASST, encoded by the exons AACAAGCTTATGGAGAAGTGAACCAGCTGGGCGGTGTGTTTGTCAATGGAAGACCCCTGCCCAATGCCATCAGGCTGAGGATAGTGGAGCTGGCACAGCTAGGAATCAGGCCTTGTGATATCAGCAGACAGCTACGAGTTTCTCATGGATGTGTCAGTAAAATCCTGGCCAGATACAACGAAACAGGATCAATCCTACCTGGGGCTATTGGAGGGAGCAAGCCCAGAGTCACCACTCCTAATGTGGTGAAACATATCAGGGAGTACAAACAATCTGACCCTGGCATCTTTGCTTGGGAGATCAGGGACCGTCTTCTGGCTGACAACGTCTGCGATAAGTACAATGTGCCATCTGTCAGTTCTATAAGTAGGATTTTAAGGAATAAAATTGGGAACTTGTCTCAACCTAGTCAATATGAAAGCTCAAAGCAGCCGACTTCCCAAGCATTACCATATAATCACATCTACCAATATCCTTATCCAAACCCAATATCTCCTGGCTCTGCTAAGGTGGGCAGCCATCACCATGGAGTGCATATGCCACCTGGACATGTCAGCATTGCCAGGTCCTGGCCATCAGCTCATTCTGTCAACAACATCTTAGGCATCCGCACCTTCATGGAGCAAACAG GAGCCATTACCAGTGCAGATGGTGCTGTATATTCCCCAAAAATGGAAGAGTGGACAAGTGTTAACAGGACAGGGTTTCCGACTACACAGAATATCAATGGAATAGAGAAATCTGTAGAGACTGATATCAAATACCCACAG gctgcctccagtCTCTCCACTGTGGGTGGCTTTGTTCAAGCCTGCGCCTATCCTTCTACCAACCAGTATGGGGTATACGGTGGCCCAGGAGCCGGGTATGTTACCCCGGGCCACCACTGGCAAACACAGGGAAGCCCACTTGCCCATCATGGCCCAGGAGTGActgtacatggaggagacatgacTTTCAAACACCAAGTCAGGGAAg